A genomic window from Hyalangium gracile includes:
- a CDS encoding GAF domain-containing protein, translating into MKTDAARVGQVVDLTNCDKEPIHIPGAVQSHGVLLVLREPDLTVTHVSENAPALLGVPAGQLLGSRLGQLVEPSVRERLEASLLSERPRQLSPLKVAWRVDGTERFFDGIAHRHLGKLILELEPSSERESVPFLSFYHVVREALSRLRDARDLQELCDAAVQEVRRMTGFDRVVIYRFDAEWNGTVIAEARDVRAEPYLGLHFPSSDIPKQARELYRLNRLRIIPTVDYAPARMLALPETEAEGPLDMSFAVLRSVSPIHLEYLRNMGARASMSVSLMREDQLWGSSPARTSPAPGTSRMRSAPRASSSARCCPACCPARRAARTMISASAPCPSTRRWWSAWRARWTSSRG; encoded by the coding sequence GTGAAGACGGATGCCGCTCGGGTGGGGCAGGTGGTGGACCTCACCAACTGCGACAAGGAGCCCATTCACATCCCCGGAGCCGTGCAGTCGCATGGGGTGCTGCTGGTGCTGCGGGAGCCGGACCTCACCGTCACGCACGTGAGCGAGAACGCGCCGGCGCTGCTGGGCGTCCCCGCCGGGCAGCTACTGGGCTCCAGGCTGGGACAGCTCGTCGAGCCGTCCGTGCGGGAGCGGCTGGAGGCGAGCCTGCTCAGCGAGCGGCCCCGGCAGCTCAGCCCCCTGAAGGTGGCCTGGCGGGTGGACGGCACGGAGCGCTTCTTCGACGGCATCGCGCACCGCCACCTGGGCAAGCTCATCCTCGAGCTGGAGCCCTCCTCCGAGCGGGAGTCGGTGCCCTTCCTCAGCTTCTACCACGTGGTGCGCGAGGCCCTGTCCCGGCTGCGGGACGCGAGGGATCTCCAGGAGCTGTGCGACGCCGCGGTCCAGGAAGTGCGCCGGATGACGGGGTTCGACCGCGTCGTCATCTACCGCTTCGACGCGGAGTGGAACGGCACGGTCATCGCCGAGGCGCGCGACGTCCGGGCCGAGCCGTACCTGGGGCTGCACTTCCCATCCTCGGACATCCCCAAGCAGGCGCGCGAGCTGTACCGACTCAACCGGCTGCGCATCATCCCCACCGTCGACTATGCGCCCGCGCGCATGCTGGCCCTGCCCGAGACGGAGGCCGAGGGGCCGCTGGACATGTCCTTCGCGGTGCTGCGCAGCGTGTCTCCCATCCACCTGGAGTACCTGCGGAACATGGGGGCGCGCGCCTCCATGAGCGTCTCGCTGATGCGCGAGGACCAGCTCTGGGGCTCATCTCCTGCACGCACGTCTCCGGCACCCGGTACGTCCCGTATGAGGTCCGCACCGCGTGCGAGTTCATCGGCGAGGTGCTGTCCAGCCTGCTGCCCGGCAAGGAGGGCCGCGAGGACTATGATCAGCGCATCCGCTCCATGTCCGTCCACGCGGCGCTGGTGGAGCGCATGGCGCGCGAGGTGGACTTCATCTCGGG
- a CDS encoding Imm1 family immunity protein: MSIVERLSVDGKEVSDSPEWDELEEAITEVESGGASTLGLFSADDAFAAAAAVPGLGFFLTVREEDDVMEMQLVQPERGDDLVEATIAGNSERHPRFAFVHRDLAIEALREFHASGKRKSSLTWMAPGDIS, from the coding sequence ATGTCCATCGTGGAACGGCTCTCCGTTGATGGTAAGGAAGTCTCCGACTCACCTGAGTGGGACGAGCTCGAAGAAGCCATCACCGAGGTCGAGAGTGGCGGCGCATCAACGCTAGGCCTCTTCTCCGCGGATGATGCGTTTGCAGCGGCGGCAGCGGTCCCGGGATTGGGCTTCTTCCTGACCGTCCGCGAAGAGGACGACGTGATGGAGATGCAGCTCGTGCAGCCCGAGCGCGGAGATGACCTCGTGGAGGCGACCATCGCTGGCAACAGCGAGCGACATCCGCGCTTCGCCTTCGTTCACCGAGATCTCGCCATCGAAGCGCTTCGGGAGTTTCACGCCAGCGGCAAAAGGAAGAGCAGCCTGACCTGGATGGCCCCGGGGGATATCTCGTAG
- a CDS encoding efflux RND transporter permease subunit, which translates to MSDKSLSSRLERMMGALAALTHRRPWQALLLAAVMTALGTWFAGSLTLNADLVGLLPKSFPSVQDLDKLRKRFGGQGYVVVIGMGAETETLKRFADDMAPRFAQLSEIRYVHYQRPRAFFEEHALYYVDVPDLKALQDRLEARITWEKEQANPLVVRLEDTPPPPVDFSDIEKKYTGGAQQRLASGEDIYYVDPQERMVLLMLKPKGSSADLNYAKQVVGQVQDFLTKEDLSKYGPGFRTEISGTFKKKIDHQDVITTDLARASSIAMVLLVLYLVFHFRSGWSVAFTMLPVLAGLSWTYGFVGAFYGKVNLLTGFLGAVLGGLGVEHGIHLLGRYTTLRAEGHASNDAVRETFRHTGFSAFIAALVAALTFLSLSISEFAAFHEFGIIAAVGMLVSVFSYVLILPALLGLASRWGWTPREHAASAGPLAAMARWLPRSYRVVGGVIAVALVVLISQSGRIGFNYDMSKMEDKSLASVQLDLRVNKILGYSQTPVVVLTDSQEMEREVVQKLEERKKERGKDTTIDFVGALVDLVPKQQEEKRTILNSIRERLEKLDAERLPEDVRANFARALRMTRAEPFQREQLPENIRREFEGLEGQKDAGGVVLVYAAINLADGAGTRRFAKEVRGMKLSDGSQVSAAGEALIIADILEMVSQEGPRILAAAVLSVLAAMWVTLGRLRTALICMLPTLLSIAGLVGLMGVLGIEFNYLNLVVLPVLVGTTVDAGVHLIQRLSEPDSDFISVYAETGRAILGGLLTSAIGFLSLAIARHPGLNSIGNVANLGFGVNVLIVLLGFPALLLMVERWRRKHGTAPVAVKEP; encoded by the coding sequence ATGAGTGACAAGAGCCTGTCGTCGCGGTTGGAGCGGATGATGGGGGCGCTGGCCGCGCTCACGCATCGCAGGCCCTGGCAGGCGCTGCTCCTGGCCGCGGTGATGACGGCGCTGGGCACCTGGTTCGCCGGCTCGCTCACGCTCAACGCGGACCTGGTGGGGCTGTTGCCCAAGTCGTTCCCCAGCGTCCAGGACCTGGACAAGCTGCGCAAGCGCTTCGGCGGCCAGGGCTACGTCGTCGTCATCGGCATGGGGGCGGAGACGGAGACGCTCAAGCGGTTCGCCGACGACATGGCGCCCCGGTTCGCCCAGCTCTCGGAGATCCGCTACGTCCACTACCAGCGGCCGCGCGCCTTCTTCGAGGAGCACGCCCTCTATTACGTGGACGTGCCGGACCTGAAGGCGCTCCAGGACCGGCTCGAGGCGCGCATCACCTGGGAGAAGGAGCAGGCCAACCCGCTGGTCGTCCGGCTGGAGGACACGCCGCCGCCCCCGGTGGACTTCAGCGACATCGAGAAGAAGTACACCGGCGGTGCCCAGCAGCGCCTGGCCTCGGGCGAGGACATCTACTACGTGGATCCCCAGGAGCGCATGGTGCTGCTGATGCTCAAGCCCAAGGGCAGCAGCGCCGACCTGAACTACGCCAAGCAGGTGGTGGGGCAGGTGCAGGACTTCCTGACGAAGGAGGACCTGTCCAAGTACGGGCCGGGCTTCCGCACGGAGATCTCCGGCACCTTCAAGAAGAAGATCGACCACCAGGACGTCATCACCACGGACCTGGCGCGCGCCTCGAGCATCGCGATGGTGCTGCTCGTGCTCTACCTGGTGTTCCACTTCCGCAGCGGCTGGAGCGTGGCCTTCACGATGCTGCCGGTGCTGGCGGGCCTGTCGTGGACGTATGGCTTCGTGGGCGCCTTCTACGGGAAGGTGAACCTCCTGACGGGCTTCCTGGGCGCGGTGCTGGGAGGCCTGGGCGTGGAGCACGGCATCCACCTGCTGGGGCGCTACACCACGCTGCGGGCCGAGGGGCATGCCTCCAACGATGCGGTGCGCGAGACGTTCCGCCACACGGGCTTCTCGGCCTTCATCGCGGCGCTGGTGGCGGCGCTCACCTTCCTGAGCCTCTCCATCTCCGAGTTCGCCGCCTTCCACGAGTTCGGCATCATCGCGGCGGTGGGCATGCTGGTGAGCGTGTTCTCGTACGTGCTCATCCTGCCGGCGCTGCTGGGGCTGGCCTCGCGCTGGGGCTGGACGCCGCGCGAGCACGCGGCCTCGGCCGGGCCGCTGGCGGCGATGGCTCGGTGGCTGCCGCGCAGCTACCGCGTGGTGGGCGGCGTCATCGCCGTGGCGCTGGTGGTGCTCATCAGCCAGTCGGGCCGCATCGGCTTCAACTACGACATGTCCAAGATGGAGGACAAGAGCCTGGCCTCCGTCCAGCTGGACCTGCGCGTGAACAAGATCCTCGGGTACTCGCAGACGCCGGTGGTGGTGCTCACCGACTCGCAGGAGATGGAGCGCGAGGTGGTGCAGAAGCTGGAGGAGCGCAAGAAGGAGCGCGGCAAGGACACGACCATCGACTTCGTCGGCGCGCTGGTGGACCTGGTGCCCAAGCAGCAGGAGGAGAAGCGCACCATCCTGAACTCCATCCGCGAGCGGCTGGAGAAGCTGGACGCGGAGCGGCTGCCGGAGGACGTCCGCGCCAACTTCGCGCGCGCCCTGAGGATGACGCGGGCCGAGCCCTTCCAGCGCGAGCAGCTGCCAGAGAACATCCGGCGCGAGTTCGAGGGCCTGGAGGGACAGAAGGACGCCGGCGGCGTGGTGCTGGTGTACGCGGCCATCAACCTGGCGGACGGGGCGGGCACGCGGCGCTTCGCCAAGGAGGTGCGCGGGATGAAGCTGTCGGACGGCTCGCAGGTGTCGGCGGCGGGCGAGGCGCTCATCATCGCGGACATCCTGGAGATGGTCTCCCAGGAGGGGCCGCGCATCCTCGCGGCGGCGGTGCTCTCGGTGCTGGCGGCCATGTGGGTGACGCTGGGGCGGCTGCGCACGGCGCTCATCTGCATGCTGCCCACGCTGCTGTCCATCGCCGGGCTGGTGGGGCTGATGGGGGTGCTGGGCATCGAGTTCAACTACCTGAACCTGGTGGTGCTGCCGGTGCTGGTGGGCACCACGGTGGATGCGGGCGTGCACCTCATCCAGCGCCTGTCCGAGCCGGACAGCGACTTCATCTCCGTGTACGCGGAGACGGGGCGCGCCATCCTTGGCGGCCTGCTGACGAGCGCCATCGGTTTCCTGTCGCTGGCCATCGCCCGGCACCCGGGGCTGAACTCCATCGGCAACGTGGCCAACCTGGGCTTCGGGGTGAACGTCCTCATCGTCCTGCTGGGTTTCCCGGCCCTGCTGCTGATGGTGGAGCGCTGGCGCCGCAAGCACGGCACCGCCCCCGTGGCGGTGAAGGAGCCCTGA
- a CDS encoding efflux RND transporter permease subunit produces the protein MASDSTTSTGWRGRLERGLGQLADANYRRPWLALTIALLLSAAGVFFARGLSLDANLVSLLPRSFQSVEDLRELEQRFGGLGWVVVVGEGGDPESLRRFADELAPKLEALPDIRFVEVRRPGTFFQDHALYYLSLDDLQEVERRLEARLTYEKQRANPLYVPLVEEEPPSLDFSDLEAKYGAGSARRLAGSGTGGEYYLDPAARRVVLLAKPEGISADLDFSRRVITEVENVLKAQDVSKYGPDFRTSITGTFQKKLDQQKQIGRDIAVASAVAGVLLLLYLLVHFRSALAVALVLTPVGMGLAWTYGLVGLAYGRVNLLTGFLGAILGGLGIEHGIHLLGRYLYLRGQGWKEEEATRESFTHTGSAALISALVAALTFFMLGTSRFRAFREFGVIAGIGMLLMVLAYVLVLPAVLGLAARLGWRPGKAAMSHQRSPMGALVVRWRRPLMLLSAAVVAGLVLNVGRVRFDYNFGSLEDQHLPSFVMDRQVNRLIGYSQTPLVVLTHNAEEEDAVVRELRARKERLGERSTVDFVASMETLVPQDQAPKQEVLRRLQALLEDVPEEQLDARQREQLAELRTQVRAEPFTREQLPASVRRQFQGPQGESGFVLVYPRVSLGDGQAIRKLAHEVRGVTGLNHAHIAVAGEPMVLADILEMVTKEAPLILIGSVLTVLLAMWLTLGSLRLAMLCLTPTVVSLLVLVGLMPLLNAEFNYLNILVIPVLIGTTVDAGVHLLTQLVSPDSDFVSVYSETGRAICGGLLTSAVGFGALLLANHPGLFSVGTLANLGFGVNLLVMLVAFPALLLVLSERRRRKRLLRQLHSKDAEQPQPPHPTDATPVG, from the coding sequence ATGGCCTCGGACTCGACGACTTCGACTGGATGGAGGGGACGCCTGGAGCGGGGGCTCGGCCAGCTGGCGGATGCCAACTACCGTCGCCCCTGGCTGGCCCTGACGATCGCCCTTCTCCTGAGCGCGGCCGGCGTCTTCTTCGCGCGAGGGCTGTCGCTCGACGCCAACCTGGTGAGCCTGCTGCCTCGCTCCTTCCAGAGCGTGGAGGACCTGCGCGAGCTGGAGCAGCGCTTCGGCGGACTGGGCTGGGTGGTGGTGGTGGGCGAGGGCGGCGACCCCGAGTCGCTGCGGCGCTTCGCCGACGAGCTGGCGCCCAAGCTGGAGGCGCTGCCAGACATCCGCTTCGTGGAGGTGCGGCGGCCGGGCACCTTCTTCCAGGACCACGCGCTCTACTACCTGTCGCTGGACGACTTGCAGGAGGTGGAGCGACGCCTGGAAGCGCGCCTCACCTATGAGAAGCAGCGCGCCAACCCGCTCTACGTGCCGCTGGTGGAAGAGGAGCCCCCGTCGCTGGACTTCTCGGACCTGGAGGCGAAGTACGGCGCGGGCAGCGCGCGCCGTCTGGCCGGCTCGGGCACCGGCGGAGAGTACTACCTGGATCCGGCCGCGCGCCGCGTGGTGCTGCTGGCCAAGCCGGAGGGCATCTCCGCGGACCTGGACTTCTCCCGCCGCGTCATCACCGAGGTGGAGAACGTGCTGAAGGCGCAGGACGTGTCGAAGTACGGGCCGGACTTCCGCACCTCCATCACCGGCACCTTCCAGAAGAAGCTGGATCAGCAGAAGCAGATCGGCCGGGACATCGCGGTGGCGTCCGCGGTGGCGGGCGTGCTGCTGCTGCTCTACCTGCTGGTGCACTTCCGCAGCGCGCTGGCGGTGGCGCTGGTGCTGACGCCGGTGGGCATGGGGCTGGCGTGGACCTACGGGCTGGTGGGGCTGGCGTACGGGCGGGTGAACCTGCTCACCGGCTTCCTGGGAGCCATCCTCGGCGGCCTCGGCATCGAGCACGGCATCCACCTGCTGGGGCGCTACCTGTACCTGCGCGGCCAGGGCTGGAAGGAGGAGGAGGCCACGCGCGAGTCCTTCACCCACACGGGCAGCGCGGCGCTCATCTCCGCGCTGGTGGCCGCGCTCACCTTCTTCATGCTGGGCACCTCGCGCTTCCGCGCGTTCCGCGAGTTCGGCGTCATCGCCGGCATCGGCATGCTGCTGATGGTGCTGGCCTACGTGCTGGTGCTGCCGGCGGTGCTGGGGCTGGCGGCGCGGCTGGGGTGGAGGCCCGGCAAGGCGGCCATGTCCCACCAGCGCTCGCCCATGGGAGCCCTGGTGGTGCGCTGGCGCCGCCCGCTGATGCTGCTCTCCGCGGCGGTAGTGGCGGGGCTGGTGCTGAACGTCGGCCGCGTGCGCTTCGACTACAACTTCGGCTCGCTGGAGGACCAGCACCTGCCCTCGTTCGTGATGGACCGGCAGGTGAACCGGCTCATCGGCTACTCGCAGACGCCCCTGGTGGTGCTGACGCACAACGCGGAGGAGGAGGACGCGGTGGTGCGGGAGCTGCGCGCGCGCAAGGAGCGCCTGGGCGAGCGCTCCACGGTGGACTTCGTCGCGTCCATGGAGACGCTGGTGCCACAGGACCAGGCGCCCAAGCAGGAGGTGCTGCGGCGGCTCCAGGCGCTGCTGGAGGACGTCCCCGAGGAGCAGCTGGATGCCCGGCAACGCGAGCAGCTCGCCGAGCTGCGGACCCAGGTGCGCGCGGAGCCCTTCACGCGCGAGCAGCTGCCCGCCTCGGTCCGCCGCCAGTTCCAGGGCCCGCAGGGGGAGAGCGGCTTCGTGCTCGTCTACCCGCGGGTGAGCCTGGGCGACGGGCAGGCCATCCGGAAGCTGGCGCACGAGGTGCGCGGGGTGACGGGCCTCAACCACGCCCACATCGCCGTGGCCGGCGAGCCCATGGTGCTGGCGGACATCCTCGAGATGGTGACGAAGGAGGCGCCGCTCATCCTCATCGGCTCGGTGCTGACGGTGCTGCTGGCCATGTGGCTGACGCTGGGCAGCCTGCGGCTGGCGATGCTGTGCCTGACACCCACCGTGGTGTCGCTGCTGGTGCTGGTGGGGTTGATGCCGCTGCTGAACGCGGAGTTCAACTACCTGAACATCCTCGTCATCCCGGTGCTCATCGGCACCACGGTGGACGCGGGGGTGCACCTGCTCACGCAGCTGGTGTCACCGGACAGCGACTTCGTCTCCGTGTACTCGGAGACGGGGCGCGCCATCTGCGGCGGTCTGCTCACCAGCGCCGTGGGCTTCGGCGCGCTGCTGCTGGCCAACCATCCAGGCCTGTTCTCGGTGGGCACACTGGCCAACCTGGGCTTCGGGGTGAACCTGCTCGTGATGCTGGTGGCCTTCCCGGCCCTGCTGCTGGTGCTCTCGGAGCGGCGGCGGCGCAAGCGGCTGCTGCGCCAGCTCCACTCCAAGGACGCGGAGCAGCCTCAGCCGCCTCACCCCACGGACGCAACCCCCGTGGGCTGA
- a CDS encoding NAD-dependent malic enzyme — protein sequence MKQYEKKYDANGRPYLETALPGLVLTRLPLLNKGTSFTWEERKEFGLMGVLPTHVSTLQEQVERSYANFKSFRTDLEKHVFLRALQDRSEVLFYALIDRHIEEMMPIIYTPTVAQAVEQFSRIYRYPRGLVVNPENIDQIDTLLENTPFPDVQLIVATDNEGILGIGDQGFGGLAICIGKLSLYTAAAGIDPAVTLPVELDVGTNRKDLLEDPLYLGVRRARMEGQEYDDFIHRFVTALQRRFPNVLLQWEDFSKQKAFDVLERYRDMVPSLNDDIQGTGAVVLAGLLAASRVSQRDLKDQVFLVHGAGAGGVGVARQIVRGLQLQGLSVEQARQRIFLIDSKGLILKDRRGLEPYKLEFAHEPARVAGWQLRNGIPSLLETVKEAKVTVLLGLSGQRGAFGEEVVRAVAANTPYPLVFALSNPTANSEAVPADIYRWTEGKALVATGSPFEDVTWDGAAHPVGQGNNAFIFPGLGLGVLTCRARRVTDGMLTAASLALAEFVDKGRLAQGGLYPRMDKIHVASKQVAVAVIQQAQKEGMATEKLPENLEAHLEARMWRPEFLPVRKAGSRG from the coding sequence ATGAAACAGTACGAGAAGAAGTACGACGCGAACGGCCGCCCCTACCTCGAGACGGCCCTGCCGGGGCTGGTGCTCACCCGCCTGCCGCTGCTGAACAAGGGCACCTCCTTCACCTGGGAGGAGCGCAAGGAGTTCGGCCTGATGGGCGTGCTGCCCACCCACGTCTCCACCCTGCAGGAGCAGGTGGAGCGCTCGTATGCGAACTTCAAGAGCTTCCGCACGGACCTGGAGAAGCACGTCTTCCTGCGCGCGCTGCAGGACCGCAGCGAGGTGCTCTTCTACGCGCTCATCGATCGGCACATCGAGGAGATGATGCCCATCATCTACACCCCCACGGTGGCGCAGGCGGTGGAGCAGTTCAGCCGCATCTACCGCTACCCGCGCGGGCTGGTGGTGAACCCGGAGAACATCGACCAGATCGACACGCTGCTGGAGAACACGCCCTTCCCGGACGTGCAGCTCATCGTCGCCACGGACAACGAGGGCATCCTCGGCATCGGCGACCAGGGCTTCGGCGGCCTGGCCATCTGCATCGGCAAGCTGTCGCTGTACACGGCGGCGGCGGGCATCGACCCCGCCGTGACGCTGCCGGTGGAGCTGGACGTGGGCACCAACCGGAAGGACCTGCTGGAGGATCCGCTCTACCTGGGCGTGCGCCGCGCGCGCATGGAGGGCCAGGAGTACGACGACTTCATCCACCGCTTCGTCACCGCGCTCCAGCGGCGCTTCCCCAACGTGCTGCTGCAGTGGGAGGACTTCAGCAAGCAGAAGGCGTTCGACGTGCTGGAGCGCTACCGGGACATGGTGCCCTCGCTCAATGACGACATCCAGGGCACGGGCGCGGTGGTGCTCGCGGGGCTGCTGGCGGCCTCGCGCGTCAGCCAGCGGGACCTGAAGGACCAGGTGTTCCTGGTGCACGGCGCGGGCGCGGGCGGCGTGGGCGTGGCGCGGCAGATCGTCCGAGGGCTGCAGCTCCAGGGGCTCTCGGTGGAGCAGGCGCGCCAGCGCATCTTCCTCATCGACTCCAAGGGCCTCATCCTCAAGGACCGGCGCGGCCTGGAGCCCTACAAGCTGGAGTTCGCCCACGAGCCGGCGCGCGTGGCGGGCTGGCAGCTGCGCAACGGCATCCCCAGCCTGCTGGAGACGGTGAAGGAGGCGAAGGTGACGGTGCTGCTGGGCCTGTCCGGGCAGCGCGGCGCCTTCGGAGAAGAGGTGGTGCGCGCGGTGGCGGCCAACACGCCGTACCCCCTGGTGTTCGCGCTCTCCAACCCCACGGCCAACAGCGAGGCGGTGCCGGCGGACATCTACCGCTGGACGGAGGGCAAGGCCCTGGTGGCCACCGGCAGCCCGTTCGAGGACGTGACGTGGGACGGGGCGGCGCACCCGGTGGGCCAGGGCAACAACGCCTTCATCTTCCCGGGGCTGGGGCTGGGCGTGCTCACGTGCCGGGCGCGGCGGGTGACGGACGGGATGCTCACGGCGGCCTCGCTGGCGCTCGCCGAGTTCGTGGACAAGGGGCGGCTGGCCCAGGGCGGGCTGTACCCGCGGATGGACAAGATCCACGTGGCCAGCAAGCAGGTGGCGGTGGCGGTCATCCAGCAGGCCCAGAAGGAGGGCATGGCCACGGAGAAGCTGCCGGAGAACCTGGAGGCCCACCTCGAGGCGCGCATGTGGCGCCCCGAGTTCCTGCCGGTGCGCAAGGCGGGCTCCCGAGGATAG
- a CDS encoding DUF4142 domain-containing protein translates to MKRIIQGLLLTGTLVVGGAAVAQGNAQGSGQGATQGSGAAGTTGSATQGQMSPDTTAKAGKSAAKGGMLEHMGFKVPADEKAMLERLHHVNQHEIQVGKLAQQNGQSQDVKSYGDMLVRDHTTSDQQIMAYAQQKGLKLGTPKPMDDVERKSMAAQKANLEKLQALKGAPFDSCFLSNMVGEHDEVIGKLMASRQGTVDPSLTPIVQQLTQFVTQHRQQAHSLLSRVGPGATTTGVGGSGDMNQGVHHDMNKGTGGSGDMNKDKMGPGDKNTMDPGNQKKF, encoded by the coding sequence ATGAAGCGCATCATTCAGGGACTCCTCCTCACGGGCACGCTGGTGGTGGGAGGCGCAGCGGTGGCCCAGGGCAACGCCCAGGGTAGTGGCCAGGGCGCCACCCAGGGCAGCGGCGCCGCAGGTACCACGGGCTCCGCCACGCAGGGGCAGATGTCCCCGGACACCACCGCCAAGGCCGGCAAGAGCGCGGCCAAGGGCGGCATGCTCGAGCACATGGGCTTCAAGGTGCCCGCCGACGAGAAGGCCATGCTCGAGCGGCTGCACCACGTGAACCAGCATGAGATCCAGGTGGGCAAGCTGGCGCAGCAGAACGGCCAGAGCCAGGACGTGAAGTCCTACGGCGACATGCTGGTGAGGGACCACACCACGTCCGACCAGCAGATCATGGCCTACGCCCAGCAGAAGGGTCTCAAGCTGGGCACGCCCAAGCCGATGGACGACGTGGAGCGCAAGTCGATGGCCGCCCAGAAGGCGAACCTCGAGAAGCTCCAGGCCCTCAAGGGCGCGCCGTTCGACTCGTGCTTCCTGTCCAACATGGTGGGTGAGCACGACGAGGTGATCGGCAAGCTGATGGCCAGCCGGCAGGGCACCGTCGACCCCTCGCTGACCCCGATCGTCCAGCAGCTCACCCAGTTCGTCACCCAGCACCGCCAGCAGGCCCACTCGCTGCTGAGCCGCGTCGGCCCGGGGGCGACCACCACGGGCGTGGGTGGCTCGGGGGACATGAACCAGGGCGTGCACCACGACATGAACAAGGGCACCGGCGGCTCGGGCGACATGAACAAGGACAAGATGGGCCCCGGCGACAAGAACACGATGGATCCGGGCAACCAGAAGAAGTTCTAG